The following coding sequences lie in one Phragmites australis chromosome 8, lpPhrAust1.1, whole genome shotgun sequence genomic window:
- the LOC133927588 gene encoding uncharacterized protein LOC133927588 yields the protein MDRREAWKQTVRELCFGNDSSDEEDNLFLATVTTFHESSATQRGAWGGSVPGRRRIQRNRLEGHQRLFNDYFADPPVYPDYIFRRRFRMKRDLYLKIVKAVADHDPWFQQRRNAAGELRLSALQKVTVAFRMLSYDAPADSLDEYLQLGEATIIESMRWFVWAIVGVFGDEYLHSLNEEDTTRLIAINERRGFPGMLGSIDCSLNDINVLHRSHLLDNLAAGVAPQVQYSINGHQYTMGYYLADGIYPEWATFMKPISCPLGRKRQHFVIQQAAVRKDVERAFGVLQSRFPIVRGATRI from the exons ATGGATCGTCGCGAAGCCTGGAAGCAGACCGTGAGAGAATTGTGTTTCGGCAATGACTCTTCCGATGAGGAAGATAATTTGTTCCTTGCGACTGTGACCACCTTCCATGAGTCGTCGGCAACACAGCGCGGAGCTTGGGGTGGTTCAGTACCGGGACGTCGCCGTATCCAGCGGAATCGGCTGGAGGGCCATCAAAGGTTGTTCAACGACTACTTCGCCGATCCCCCCGTGTACCCCGATTACATCTTCCGCCGCAG GTTTAGGATGAAACGTGACCTGTACCTCAAGATTGTGAAGGCAGTTGCGGACCATGACCCGTGGTTCCAACAGAGGAGGAACGCGGCAGGGGAGCTCAGGCTGTCGGCGTTGCAAAAAGTCACTGTGGCATTTCGTATGCTATCATACGATGCTCCTGCGGATTCTCTAGATGAGTACCTCCAGCTAGGGGAGGCCACCATCATTGAGAGCATGAGGTGGTTTGTTTGGGCCATCGTCGGGGTGTTTGGCGATGAGTACCTCCATTCTCTGAACGAGGAGGACACCACTCGCTTGATTGCTATAAACGAGCGAAgagggttccccgggatgctGGGAAGCATCGACT GTTCGCTGAACGACATCAACGTTCTGCACCGCTCACATCTCCTCGACAACCTTGCCGCTGGTGTGGCACCCCAGGTACAATACTCCATCAATGGACACCAGTACACCATGGGGTACTACCTTGCAGATGGTATCTATCCGGAATGGGCCACCTTCATGAAGCCCATATCTTGTCCGCTTGGGAGGAAGCGGCAACACTTCGTCATTCAGCAGGCGGCGGTACGAAAGGATGTGGAACGCGCCTTCGGGGTCCTACAGTCTCGGTTTCCTATAGTCCGGggggctacaaggatatag